One segment of Primulina tabacum isolate GXHZ01 chromosome 6, ASM2559414v2, whole genome shotgun sequence DNA contains the following:
- the LOC142548356 gene encoding protein LURP-one-related 15-like, producing the protein PDNQLFSVVKYSLVQFKTELDVILGSNKEENSWDFKVVGSWLERSCAIYDSNSTPIALMQKQHTFGGIVIGKDTLSVIVYPNVDSAFIVALVVILHEINEDKAD; encoded by the exons CCTGATAATCAACTATTTAGTGTTGTGAAATATTCACTGGTCCAATTTAAGACCGAATTGGACGTGATCTTAGGCAGCAACAAGGAAGAAAATTCATGGGATTTTAAAGTTGTGGGTAGCTGGTTAGAGAGGTCGTGTGCTATATATGATAGCAATTCAACACCCATTGCACTG ATGCAGAAGCAGCACACGtttgggggaattgtgattggaAAGGACACTTTAAGTGTGATTGTGTATCCAAATGTTGACTCTGCCTTCATAGTTGCTTTGGTGGTTATACTTCATGAAATCAACGAGGATAAAGCCGATTAA